CGAGGCGGGGAACTTGCACGACAGCAGCGTTAAATTCTTCCGTCACCAACACATGATGAAAGCGGGGGGCTTGTAGTTTTGTGGTGAGTTCGTCTAGCAGCTTAAACAGCTGGGGAGCTTGCTCTCGCGACAAGGGTAGACCTGTGGGAGGTGGGAACGTCACCCAGAGCGATCGCAGCGCAATTACAGCGGGAATTAAAACCAAAAGTGCCAGCTTGATCATGCCAGTGTTGATGCGGCGGCTGAAAATCATCAACCCCGCGATCGCGGCAAAAACAGCCAACAGCCCAGCAATCACGGCAAAGATATAGATATATCCCAGAACTGCCAGTAAACCGACCCGTACTTTATATGAGGCAGGCTGCTGCCGCGCAAATTTTTCTAAACGCTGAACTAATGTCTCAAACCGTTCCTGTGTCCAAGCCATAGCACCTACCCTGCATCAGCAACTCAAGACTGTAATTGGAAGTTTTCATCAGGTTTCCCAGCCAACTCTTCAATTTAAGTAGGCGGATTTACTGAATTTCTGGTGCGTTGATACTGCTGGATGGGGCTGCGATCGCCTGGACTATCAATTTTTGTCAATGGCTGCGGTTCGCAAAATCAATCTAGTGCTGGCTCAGGTACAGCCACCTTTGGGAGCCGCGACTCCCTATAATTAATTAAGAAAATGCAATAAATTTAGTGCATACCAGACCGTGCCCATCCGCCGCCCTTAGTGATGAGTTCTGGCTACGATTCCGAGCTGAATCGTTTCAACTTGCCACTAACCACTGACCACTGATAGGTGCGGTTGCCGAAACGACGTAAAGGGGAGATTGCTCACCGATGGCAAAAATTGAAACCCGCACAGAACCCATGGTTTTGAACATGGGGCCTCACCATCCATCCATGCATGGTGTGTTGAGGTTGGTTGTGACCCTGGACGGGGAAGACGTGGTGGACTGCGAGCCAGTAATTGGCTACTTGCACCGTGGCATGGAAAAAATTGCTGAGAATCGCACCAACATCATGTATGTTCCTTACGTGAGCCGTTGGGATTATGCAGCGGGGATGTTTAACGAAGCAGTGACGGTGAATGCACCCGAAAAGCTGGCAGATATTCCTGTGCCCAAGCGAGCCAGCTACATCCGCGTGATCATGCTGGAGCTAAACCGCATTGCCAATCACTTGCTGTGGCTTGGCCCATTCCTGGCTGATGTGGGTGCACAAACTCCCTTCTTCTACATCTTCCGCGAACGGGAACTAATCTATGACTTGTGGGAAGCTGCAACTGGCTACCGCATGGTCAATAACAACTACTTCCGCATTGGCGGAGTGGCCGCTGACTTGCCCTACGGTTGGGTAGATAAGTGCGAAGACTTCTGCGATTACTTCCTGCCCAAAGTGGATGAGTACGAGCGTCTAATCACTGACAACCCCATTTTCCGCCGTCGGGTGGAAGGGCTAGGCACCATTAGCCGCCAGGAAGCGATTAACTGGGGTCTTTCTGGCCCAATGCTCCGCGCTTCTGGTGTGAAGTGGGATTTGCGTAAAGTAGACCATTACGAGTGCTACGACGACTTTGACTGGGACGTGCAGTGGGAAACCGCAGGTGATTGCTTTGCGCGTTACATCGTGCGGATTCGGGAGATGCGCGAATCGGTCAAGATTATCCGTCAAGCGATCGCAGGATTACCAGGTGGCCCTTACGAGAACCTAGAAGCCAAGCGGATGTCTGCGGGTCCCAAATCTGAGTGGAATGAGTTTGACTACCAATTTATCGGTAAGAAAATTGCTCCCACCTTTAAGATCCCCTCTGGCGAACACTACGTCCGAGTAGAAAGCGGTAAAGGAGAACTTGGCATCTACATCGTCGGGGATGATACTGTCTTCCCTTGGCGCTGGAAGATCCGGGCCGCTGACTTCAACAACCTGCAAATCTTGCCCCACATCGTCCGTGGTGTAAAGGTTGCGGATATTGTGGCAATTCTCGGTAGCATCGACATCATTATGGGTTCAGTCGATCGCTAACTCTCCAGCTATTCATTAGTTTCTACGCTGTAATCCAGCGATCGCATGGGGTGGGTGAAAAACCTGCTCCATTTTTTTGTGCTTTTCTTGCGGCTAGTTCAAGTCAGAGTCCAGTAATATTCCATAGGTTTACCTAGCTGGATGAGGCGATCGCTAATTCATCAGGCTCATTGGATCAAAAAATGTTGGTGTTCCTATGATGGCTTTCAGAGGGAGTTTTTTAGCTTAGCCCCAGAAACTCCCCCAATCCCAGGAAAACGACATTTTCATAGCAGAGGCAGTAATGAATTCGATTGGACATCGTTTAGAGCAGTACACAATCAAGCGCCCTCAAGAAGTTTTGATCGTACAGGCTGAGATTGA
This region of Trichocoleus desertorum NBK24 genomic DNA includes:
- a CDS encoding NAD(P)H-quinone oxidoreductase subunit H; translated protein: MAKIETRTEPMVLNMGPHHPSMHGVLRLVVTLDGEDVVDCEPVIGYLHRGMEKIAENRTNIMYVPYVSRWDYAAGMFNEAVTVNAPEKLADIPVPKRASYIRVIMLELNRIANHLLWLGPFLADVGAQTPFFYIFRERELIYDLWEAATGYRMVNNNYFRIGGVAADLPYGWVDKCEDFCDYFLPKVDEYERLITDNPIFRRRVEGLGTISRQEAINWGLSGPMLRASGVKWDLRKVDHYECYDDFDWDVQWETAGDCFARYIVRIREMRESVKIIRQAIAGLPGGPYENLEAKRMSAGPKSEWNEFDYQFIGKKIAPTFKIPSGEHYVRVESGKGELGIYIVGDDTVFPWRWKIRAADFNNLQILPHIVRGVKVADIVAILGSIDIIMGSVDR